In Chitinophaga sp. H8, the sequence ATCAGGAACTTGCCCAATACACCGCTATCATTACCTAATCCGTTAGGGAAACGGTTAGACATAGAATTCAGCAGTACAAAGGTAGAGCCGATGGCAGAGGCATTTACAAAAATGATCTTGGCGTAATACTCGATCATTTCTTTAGTATGCTTGTCAATCACTTTTACACCCGTAGCTTTTTGTGTTTTCTCATCATACATGATGGAATTCACGATAGAATCAGGTCTTAAAGTAAGATTGCCTGTTTTCACTGCTGCCGGTAAAGTAGAAGATTGTGTACTGAAATAAGCGCCAAACGGACATCCCCTGCTACACAGGTTACGGTACTGGCAGTTGCTTCTGCCGGGAAGCGGCTGGGTAAGATTGGCTACCCTTCCGATGGTCATAATACGGCCCTTAAATTGCTCTTCAATGCGTTTTTTCACGTCCTTTTCCACACAGTTCATTTCCATAGGCGGCTGAAATTGCCCATCGGGCAATTGGGGCAAGCCTTCCTTTTGTCCGCTGATACCTGCAAAGCGTTCTACATAATCGTACCAGGGTGCAATATCTTTATACCGGATAGGCCAGTCAACCGCTATCCCATCTTTCAGGTTCGCCTCAAAGTCCATATCGCTCAGTCGATAAGACTGACGGCCCCACATGATGGATTTGCCACCAACGATATCCGGACGATACCAGTCAAATCTTTTCGATTCATTATACGGACTTTGGGAATCGTTGATCCAGAATTTTTCATTGTGTTCACTATAGGGATAGTCACGGCTCAATTTGGGATGTGTTTCCCGCTGCTCTACCGTAATTCTTCCTCTATGCGGAAACTCCCAGGGATTCTTGGTAGCGGTATCGTAGTCCTTTACGTGTTCCAGGGGTTTGCCGCGGTCGAGCATCAATACCTTCAGCCCTTTTTCAGTCAATTCTTTAGCAGCCCATCCACCGCTTACACCAGAGCCAATCACAATGGCATCGTAGGTGTTCTGATCCTTCGCTTTTATATTCAGATTCATGGCATCTAA encodes:
- a CDS encoding GMC family oxidoreductase; translation: MNLNIKAKDQNTYDAIVIGSGVSGGWAAKELTEKGLKVLMLDRGKPLEHVKDYDTATKNPWEFPHRGRITVEQRETHPKLSRDYPYSEHNEKFWINDSQSPYNESKRFDWYRPDIVGGKSIMWGRQSYRLSDMDFEANLKDGIAVDWPIRYKDIAPWYDYVERFAGISGQKEGLPQLPDGQFQPPMEMNCVEKDVKKRIEEQFKGRIMTIGRVANLTQPLPGRSNCQYRNLCSRGCPFGAYFSTQSSTLPAAVKTGNLTLRPDSIVNSIMYDEKTQKATGVKVIDKHTKEMIEYYAKIIFVNASAIGSTFVLLNSMSNRFPNGLGNDSGVLGKFLMDHHFRTGASGIAENYDDKYFFGRRANGIYIPRYRNIGSDKRDYIRGFGYQGGASRGGWGRGVAEMGVGKDFKERLTEPGQWSMGLGGFGECLPYEDNKVTLDTSVKDAWGQPVLNFDAEFKENEMKMRKDMMEDAAAMLEAAGMKDIKTYDNGSYPGMAIHEMGTARMGRDPKSSILNEWNQVHSVKNVFVTDGAAMTSASCVNPSLTYMALTARAADYAVKELKKGNI